A genomic stretch from Schistosoma haematobium chromosome 2, whole genome shotgun sequence includes:
- the ADAT3_1 gene encoding adenosine deaminase, tRNA-specific 3 (EggNog:ENOG410V5FG~COG:F), with the protein MDKSVERAEGVLVYNPKTVPHGAIQLNPSEALALRLQIINSWNKPLDVLPLKFGGEAVTVATFFSSLLVTYRSRSFFNMFTRVGLALSLVPCVFLPTGIAHHCFTRFVSNQILVGPSNSMLYPDCSICLQIREALIMNTCGLVLPLGFGFLSSAASALITRSYPVPDLLDVKSMWRMFKLYSNSFRTVGTCLLLGHTIFGTALVYAMMDSNQRVLRQQKFSPSSDSYNE; encoded by the exons ATGGATAAGTCGGTTGAACGTGCTGAAGGGGTTCTCGTTTATAACCCTAAAACTGTACCTCATGGTGCCATACAGTTAAATCCTTCTGAGGCACTTGCTCTGCGTCTTCAAATAATCAATTCATGGAACAAACCTCTAGATGTGTTACCTCTTAAGTTTGGAGGAGAAGCAGTAACAGTAGCTACCTTTTTCTCAAGTTTACTTGTAACTTATCGCTCAAGATCGTTTTTTAATATGTTCACTAGAGTTGGACTTGCTTTATCTTTGGTTCCGTGCGTATTTCTTCCTACTGGCATCGCACACCACTGTTTTACCCGTTTTGTTTCTAATCAAATTCTTGTTGGACCCTCTAATTCAATGTTATATCCTGACTGTAGTATTTGCTTACAAATACGTGAAGCTCTAATAATG AATACGTGTGGATTGGTCCTACCCCTAGGCTTTGGCTTTCTCTCTTCTGCAGCCTCTGCACTTATCACACGATCTTACCCGGTACCTGACCTGCTTGATGTTAAAAGTATGTGGAGAATGTTCAAACTCTATAGTAACTCATTTCGAACTGTTGGCACCTGTTTGCTTTTGGGTCATACAATATTTGGAACAGCATTGGTATACGCTATGATGGATAGTAATCAACGTGTTCTCAGGCAGCAAAAGTTTAGTCCCAGTAGTGATTCATATAACGAATGA